A part of Saccharomonospora amisosensis genomic DNA contains:
- the yajC gene encoding preprotein translocase subunit YajC — protein sequence MEGLFLPLLLMLVVAIPLVMSTRKQKRMMAQQQELQNSLAEGDRVMTTSGLYATVADASDETTIDLEIAEGVVTTWLRQAVRERINPVVDEELSSADDTDTDSAESSVTDDTSAEDKGSSGAKVAPPLEHGKK from the coding sequence ATGGAAGGCCTTTTCCTGCCGCTGCTGCTGATGCTCGTCGTCGCCATTCCTTTGGTCATGAGCACGCGTAAGCAGAAGAGGATGATGGCGCAGCAGCAGGAGCTGCAGAACAGCCTGGCCGAAGGCGACCGCGTGATGACCACGTCGGGCCTGTACGCCACCGTCGCCGACGCCAGCGACGAGACCACCATCGACCTCGAGATCGCGGAGGGCGTGGTCACCACCTGGCTGCGGCAGGCGGTGCGCGAGCGCATCAATCCCGTCGTCGACGAGGAGCTCTCCTCCGCCGACGACACCGACACCGACAGCGCCGAGAGCTCCGTCACCGACGACACCTCCGCCGAGGACAAGGGCTCCAGTGGCGCCAAGGTCGCACCGCCGCTGGAGCACGGCAAGAAGTAG
- the secD gene encoding protein translocase subunit SecD yields the protein MAPPAGQIRPGRYLSFFLLIIVALYALVFFTGGGKPTPKLGIDLQGGTRVTLTARTPDGSEPSREQLQQARQIIETRVNGIGVSGAEVILDGSNVVITVPGDEGEQAKTLGRTAKLGFRQVITAQPAGVAAAPQPQPEGGQQGGEQSDQGQGDQGQQGSEQASQPPATGQNGGGAAAGDPATRQTQPPGDDGTDTGGGNLQEETAKAIQAAKKVRQDPALVPADPTDQAAALAAQQAQQQALTSLDCGAKDPLVGNDDPNRPLVTCNEDGTEKYVLGPVFLQGTQISDATSTYDSQRGGWVVNLSFTGEGAKIWGDFTAANVNQRAAFVLDTKVVSAPNITEAILGGNTQITGQFSQEEAKNLADVLKYGSLPLSFESSDATTVSATLGLASLQAGLIAGAIGIALVFVYSLFYYRILGVLTVLSLILSGAIVYAVLVLLGRWIGFTLDLAGVAGFIVAIGVTADSFVVYFERLKDEMREGRTFRSAVPRGWIRARRTILASDAILFLAAAVLYILAVGEVKGFAFTLGMSTVLDLIVVFLVTHPLVAMVARSKRLSSPSLSGLGAVQKIGAGRRSTAKLGSAAKGA from the coding sequence GTGGCACCTCCCGCCGGGCAGATCCGCCCGGGACGCTACCTCTCCTTCTTCTTGCTGATCATCGTCGCGCTGTACGCGCTGGTCTTCTTCACCGGCGGCGGAAAGCCGACCCCGAAGCTCGGGATCGACCTGCAGGGCGGCACCAGGGTCACCCTGACCGCGCGCACCCCGGACGGCTCCGAGCCGAGCCGGGAGCAGTTGCAGCAGGCTCGCCAGATCATCGAGACGAGGGTCAACGGCATCGGCGTCAGCGGCGCGGAGGTGATTCTCGACGGCAGCAACGTCGTCATCACCGTCCCCGGTGACGAGGGTGAACAGGCCAAGACGCTGGGCCGCACCGCGAAACTCGGCTTCCGTCAGGTGATCACCGCGCAGCCGGCGGGGGTAGCCGCCGCGCCGCAGCCGCAACCTGAAGGCGGCCAGCAGGGTGGCGAGCAGAGCGACCAGGGGCAAGGCGACCAGGGGCAGCAGGGTAGCGAGCAGGCCAGCCAACCCCCGGCGACGGGGCAGAACGGTGGTGGCGCGGCTGCGGGCGACCCGGCTACCCGGCAGACCCAACCGCCCGGCGACGACGGAACCGACACCGGCGGCGGCAACCTTCAGGAGGAAACCGCCAAGGCCATTCAGGCCGCCAAGAAGGTGCGGCAGGACCCCGCGCTGGTGCCGGCCGATCCCACCGACCAGGCCGCCGCGCTGGCCGCGCAGCAGGCCCAGCAACAGGCGCTCACCAGCCTGGACTGCGGTGCCAAGGACCCACTCGTCGGCAATGACGACCCGAACCGGCCGCTGGTGACCTGCAACGAGGACGGCACCGAGAAGTACGTCCTCGGTCCGGTGTTCCTGCAGGGCACCCAGATCAGCGACGCCACCTCGACCTACGACAGCCAGCGTGGCGGCTGGGTCGTCAACCTTTCCTTCACCGGCGAGGGCGCCAAGATCTGGGGTGACTTCACCGCCGCCAACGTCAACCAGCGCGCGGCTTTCGTGCTGGACACCAAGGTGGTGTCGGCGCCGAACATCACCGAGGCGATCCTCGGGGGCAACACCCAGATCACGGGGCAGTTCAGCCAGGAAGAGGCCAAGAACCTGGCCGACGTACTCAAGTACGGTTCGCTGCCGCTCTCGTTCGAGTCCAGCGACGCCACCACCGTCTCGGCGACACTGGGGCTGGCTTCGCTGCAGGCCGGGCTGATCGCGGGCGCGATCGGCATCGCGCTGGTGTTCGTGTACTCGCTGTTCTACTACCGCATCCTCGGCGTACTGACGGTCCTCTCGCTGATCCTGTCCGGTGCGATCGTCTACGCGGTGCTCGTGCTGCTGGGCAGGTGGATCGGCTTCACCCTGGACCTCGCGGGCGTGGCCGGGTTCATCGTCGCGATCGGTGTCACCGCCGACTCCTTCGTGGTCTACTTCGAGCGGCTCAAGGACGAGATGCGGGAGGGCCGCACGTTCCGCTCGGCCGTGCCGCGCGGGTGGATCAGGGCCCGCCGCACGATCCTGGCCTCCGACGCGATCCTGTTCCTGGCAGCCGCGGTGCTCTACATCCTCGCGGTGGGTGAGGTGAAGGGTTTCGCCTTCACCCTCGGGATGTCCACGGTGCTCGACCTCATCGTGGTGTTCCTGGTGACACACCCGCTGGTGGCCATGGTGGCGAGGTCGAAACGGTTGTCCAGTCCATCGCTTTCCGGGCTGGGCGCCGTGCAGAAGATCGGAGCTGGTCGCCGCTCCACCGCCAAACTCGGCTCAGCCGCGAAGGGGGCATGA
- the secF gene encoding protein translocase subunit SecF — translation MSVLQRLYTGTGAFDIVGHRKRWFVFFGALVLVCVASLGFKGFNLGIEFQGGTQIQLPARGADGQITPDEAKQVFADALGEPASEAQQVGVGDAAAIQVRSNALDTAEVAKVKQAFFEQLQPLGASGQPSQQVISDSAVSASWGGEISRQALIALAVFLVLVTVFLVIYFEKWMAVAALVALLHDILVTAGVYSLVGFEVTPATVIGLLTILGFSLYDTVVVFDKVKENTRGLLNLTRRTYPEAANLALNQTLMRSINTTIIALLPVLGLLLIGYLLLGSGTLQDLGLVLLTGMLAGVLSSVLLATPLLVGLKMRDPRFQQQAERVYARRSAQARKLAAAEGEDQFDAGDDEQLATELRKEQAYAAAASVPVRHQKAQPRRAGGRPSGKRKSRR, via the coding sequence ATGTCGGTGCTGCAGCGGCTGTACACCGGCACCGGGGCGTTCGACATCGTCGGCCACCGCAAGCGCTGGTTCGTCTTCTTCGGCGCGCTCGTGCTCGTCTGCGTCGCCTCGCTGGGATTCAAGGGCTTCAACCTGGGCATCGAGTTCCAGGGCGGCACCCAGATCCAGTTGCCCGCACGGGGCGCGGACGGCCAGATCACCCCTGACGAGGCCAAGCAGGTCTTCGCCGACGCGCTCGGCGAGCCCGCCTCCGAGGCCCAGCAGGTGGGTGTCGGCGACGCCGCCGCGATCCAGGTGCGCTCCAACGCGCTGGACACCGCTGAGGTGGCGAAGGTCAAGCAGGCGTTCTTCGAGCAGTTGCAGCCGCTGGGCGCTAGCGGCCAACCCAGCCAGCAGGTGATCAGCGACAGCGCCGTGAGCGCGTCGTGGGGCGGGGAGATCTCCCGGCAGGCGCTGATCGCGCTCGCGGTGTTTCTCGTTCTCGTGACGGTCTTCTTGGTCATCTACTTCGAGAAGTGGATGGCGGTCGCCGCGTTGGTGGCGTTGCTGCACGACATCCTCGTCACCGCGGGCGTGTACTCGCTGGTCGGCTTCGAGGTCACCCCCGCCACCGTCATCGGCCTGCTGACGATCCTTGGTTTCTCGCTGTACGACACGGTCGTGGTGTTCGACAAGGTCAAGGAGAACACCAGGGGGCTGCTCAACCTGACAAGACGCACCTATCCCGAGGCCGCGAACCTCGCGCTGAACCAGACCCTGATGCGATCGATCAACACCACGATCATCGCGCTGCTGCCGGTGCTGGGCCTGCTGTTGATCGGCTACCTGCTACTGGGGTCCGGCACGTTGCAGGATCTCGGTCTGGTGCTGCTCACCGGCATGCTCGCCGGAGTGCTGTCCTCGGTGCTGCTGGCCACGCCGCTGCTGGTCGGGCTGAAGATGCGTGATCCGAGGTTCCAGCAGCAGGCCGAGCGCGTGTACGCCAGGCGCTCGGCTCAGGCTCGCAAGCTGGCCGCCGCCGAGGGCGAGGACCAGTTCGACGCGGGTGACGACGAGCAACTGGCCACCGAGTTGCGCAAGGAGCAGGCATACGCGGCCGCGGCCAGCGTCCCGGTGCGGCATCAGAAGGCCCAACCAAGGCGAGCCGGCGGCCGCCCGAGCGGGAAGCGCAAGAGCAGAAGGTGA
- a CDS encoding adenine phosphoribosyltransferase: MTATTLDAALDLIAEIPDFPEPGVLFRDLTPLFGDAEAFAAVIEALGAAVGYDVDRLVAVEARGFVLAAALGYARRLGVALVRKPGKLPNVAGRVDYALEYGQATLELPVGSVHEGQRVAIVDDVLATGGTVAATAELVRSAGAVVTGVAVVLELADLGARERLPGLPVHALRTV, encoded by the coding sequence GTGACGGCTACCACGCTCGACGCCGCGCTCGACCTGATCGCGGAGATACCCGACTTCCCCGAACCCGGTGTGCTGTTTCGCGACCTCACCCCGCTGTTCGGCGACGCCGAGGCGTTCGCCGCGGTGATCGAAGCCCTCGGTGCGGCCGTCGGCTACGACGTGGACAGGCTGGTCGCCGTCGAGGCGCGCGGGTTCGTGCTCGCCGCGGCGCTCGGATACGCCCGGCGACTCGGGGTGGCGCTGGTGCGCAAGCCGGGCAAGCTGCCGAACGTGGCGGGCCGGGTGGACTACGCGCTGGAGTACGGGCAGGCCACGCTGGAACTGCCCGTCGGCTCCGTGCACGAAGGCCAGCGGGTGGCAATCGTGGACGACGTGCTGGCCACCGGTGGCACCGTGGCGGCCACGGCGGAGCTGGTGCGCAGCGCGGGCGCGGTGGTCACCGGTGTGGCCGTGGTGCTCGAACTCGCCGATCTCGGCGCCAGGGAGCGGCTGCCGGGCTTGCCCGTGCACGCACTGCGCACCGTGTGA